A single Thermaerobacter sp. FW80 DNA region contains:
- the rpsT gene encoding 30S ribosomal protein S20 — translation MPNTRSARKRVRQAERNRLRNKMYKTRIKTAIRRLEEALTGGDPTAIQEALRRAVSAIDRAAVRGAIHRNTAARKKSRLMQRLKKLGVVA, via the coding sequence GTGCCCAACACCCGTTCGGCGCGCAAGCGCGTCCGGCAGGCGGAGCGGAACCGCCTGCGCAACAAGATGTACAAGACCCGCATCAAGACCGCGATCCGCCGCCTGGAGGAGGCGCTCACCGGCGGCGACCCGACCGCCATCCAGGAGGCGTTGCGCCGCGCCGTGAGCGCCATCGACCGGGCCGCCGTGCGGGGCGCCATCCACCGCAACACCGCGGCGCGGAAGAAGTCGCGCCTGATGCAGCGGCTGAAGAAGCTGGGGGTCGTCGCCTGA